From Bacteroidales bacterium, one genomic window encodes:
- a CDS encoding agmatine deiminase family protein, translating into MIRDNQTNFIYIADTLSSKYPKFSKEFISKLEEFEIIYDILPGTKDTWAVDYMPIQVSENKFVRFTYKPDYLISTKKWSKTISDVDSICEKIGIKTIKSDIIIDGGNISRWDDKILMTTKVFTENKDKPELQLIQELKDLLEINEIYFVPVKKGDWLGHVDGMARFIDSHTVLVNDYQKEDKSSYIDFLTSLHNSKLKWITFPFNPYKNENFDDAAGLYLNYLEMDKYLVLPIFGIKTDKLAIEKVKEIFPNKEIIQIISNEPAKNNGIINCLTWNIKK; encoded by the coding sequence ATGATAAGAGATAACCAAACAAACTTTATTTATATAGCTGATACACTATCAAGTAAGTATCCGAAATTCTCAAAAGAATTCATTTCTAAACTTGAAGAATTTGAGATTATATATGATATTCTTCCCGGAACGAAAGACACCTGGGCGGTTGACTATATGCCAATTCAGGTTTCAGAGAACAAATTTGTAAGGTTTACATACAAGCCTGACTACTTAATCTCAACTAAAAAATGGTCAAAGACAATTTCAGATGTTGATTCCATTTGTGAGAAAATCGGTATCAAAACAATCAAATCCGATATAATCATTGATGGCGGTAATATTTCAAGATGGGATGACAAAATTCTGATGACTACAAAAGTTTTCACAGAAAACAAAGATAAACCTGAACTTCAACTCATTCAAGAATTAAAGGACTTGCTCGAAATCAATGAAATATATTTTGTTCCAGTTAAAAAAGGAGATTGGTTGGGACATGTGGACGGAATGGCAAGATTTATAGATAGCCACACGGTTTTAGTCAATGACTATCAAAAAGAAGACAAATCAAGTTACATTGATTTTTTGACTTCCCTTCATAACTCTAAATTAAAATGGATAACATTTCCATTTAACCCTTATAAAAATGAAAACTTTGATGACGCAGCAGGCCTTTATTTAAACTACCTTGAAATGGATAAATATTTAGTTTTACCAATTTTTGGAATTAAAACAGACAAATTAGCTATTGAAAAAGTGAAGGAAATTTTTCCCAACAAGGAAATAATACAAATTATAAGTAATGAACCAGCTAAAAACAATGGCATTATTAACTGTCTGACATGGAATATAAAGAAATAG